The genomic region CAGCCCACAGAGGATGCGATGTTCTGTAGAGTCTTTAAAGGGCTAGTCTCACCTTAGGGGGTCTATGAGTCCAGACCTCGCCAAGGAGAGTCGACCACAGCTCTCAGCTAAGCAGTTCTGGCCCGTCGTTTCAGCAATCGTCAGGGGGGCTCAACACCAATCAAAACTTCTGATGTGTCCTAAGTGCCTTCCTTGTCTTCATCTACAAGGTATTTATGGCTTAAAGGCTATggggacacctttgggggcatgttttatgattgcattctactcattttgagctaaaagtcttttcttcagttggtctttatttaaaatgatcagccatttctgagatacagtgttaaaaatcagtctgttggCAGACTGTCAGTTTCAGTTTAAGCCATAGTCTTATCACTTTGATAAGACTTGAgcaataatgagtgtttatgaggtcaagaGTTCAAAGAGAAGAGCAAGAAAACATAAACTGACagcctgcaaacagactgatGTTTAACCCTGTATCTCAGAAATGGCTGATCattttttaatgaagaccaactGAAGAAAATACTTTTGGCctaaaatgagtagaatgcaatcattaaaaaaattcccaagaaggtgtccatagcctttaaaggggttgtccagcttttatgaagaggataggccatcgctagctgattggcggaggtctgacaccccacacctccgccgatcagctgtttgggtgtaGCTACATCGCGGGACATTGGCGACGGAACTAAATGGCACTGTCAACCATGTGGTGGAGGGAGCGTGTTACTACAGCGCTTTTAGTCAGTGGCCAGCCATTGTTTGAGAAAGTAGTGCGAGTGAGCATTAATGATGGCCGAtggcagatttaaaaaaaaatgtgatctgCCAAGTTGTAAAGTATCAGCCACAGTCAGCCAAAGCTGTGTATGTAGGTCATAAATAGACGTGTTCAGGCAATTGtttgccttttttgttttttttgttttaatcagACTCTACGGTCGGCTAGTTTAGTCTGGCATGTTCCTGGACAACCCCAGGGGCGACATCCCTCCCTAGCTGAGCTCCCCAGGATCAGTCCTAAGAAACTCaagagtgtttatgacctcttcatTCCTTTTATTCATTTACACCGTGCCACTATACTCCACAGTGCTATACCGAGATCACACGGCATGATTTACATAAAACTACTCCCAATAATTTACCTATATTAATATTCATGCTCGACCAAACCCAACATGAACACGCATTACctgatttgtttattttttacggGACGTTCCACTTTATGTCGTAACACTGGGCAGATAAGCAAATGGTTTTATTACACACACTTTATGGGATAATGAATTATAGGTTATAATTAGTCATAAATACTAGTTGCCTAGCAACTCTTTCTTTACCTGACCATTAGCTGCATACATTTGCAGCGTGCTGCCCCACAAGGGCGgatcgtgtcccaggtttttaGGAATACAGAGTGGTAATGCGGCCTTATtagtcacggtgctcctacctggatgccGTCACTCCCCAGTGTTATGCTCCatagcaataaaggggagagtgatagttggtggagtaagagtccagacttggtaaaagttcaacagctttacttaaataaacttgcatccagacaatcaGTGGTCTTTCTCTTAGTGCCAGCAGATTttagggtaaactggcaggcaaacttgaataCTCTACTTTATCCCtttctgctgtgctaatctctggcttcagtctggttactggactttatgATAGTTCTGGTACCTTTGAATAGGGTGCCTTTGGCTATTGACCCCCTCGTAATACTCTGTCTATGAACTGCAAGGAGTTGGGGTGCTCTGCAAGCTGCTTGTCCTGAAAAACTCCTGTGGCAGGAGGGGGAGGCCATTCCCCTCACTGCACCATATCTCGTGGCTTTTCAGCTCCACTATCGACTCTAGACTCCCTATAACTTCCTACAGcctctcccttggtaggaagcagaactagcccacttctgcccaaaagggagataatggaatggtaagttctagtctatctaaagatctctctccTGCTGGAtaaccaggcacagtgcatgaaataacaatatattaggtTTCATTACATTGTTATTAAGGCACAATATCAAAGGACCTGGAAACAGATATACTGATGACATTATCTGTTAGCcgttagagacagtagcagggagTATGAATGGTAGTGcccgctctggggtactacacattgGTGGTGGTCACCGGACATTCCATCATCTTTACTGTACACTGCCCCTCCATGCTGTACTGACTTGTTTTGGATCTCTTCATAAGGATCTAGCTTCATTCAGGATTCAACGGCAAAAGGTCCAGTTTCATGGGGGATTGTAATATTTGTGGTATCAGATTCATGAGCAAGCCATGAACGTGTAGCTAACATGGCCTATTATTTCATCTTTTCTAGAATATCCCATCAGAGGCCTCCATTATGGGTGAAATGGCAAAAACCTTTGTCTTCTTGGACCTGGAAGCCACGGGTCTCAATGCTGACCTACCAAAAATCACAGAGATTTGTCTGATTGCCGTCCATGTGTCCTCGCTGGAGAACCCAGCAACCAATGATTCGGGGGAGGTACAGCTCCCACGGGTTCTGGACAAGCTCTGTCTGTGCGTGGACCCAGGGAAACCCATCAGTGAAGGAGCTTCTAGTATCACCGGCCTCAACAATGAAAACCTCAGCAACAGCGAGAAGCAAAAATTTGATACGAGCCTCATCAACTCGGTCAACGAATTCATCAATCGTCAGGCCAAACCGGTCTGTCTGGTTGCCCATAATGGATTCTTTTACGACTTTCCGCTCTTGAAGACTGAGCTCCTGCAACAAAATGGAGACTTTCCCGGCACCATGTTGTGTCTGGATTCTCTCCAAGCTTTCCG from Bufo gargarizans isolate SCDJY-AF-19 chromosome 9, ASM1485885v1, whole genome shotgun sequence harbors:
- the TREX2 gene encoding three prime repair exonuclease 2, which produces MGEMAKTFVFLDLEATGLNADLPKITEICLIAVHVSSLENPATNDSGEVQLPRVLDKLCLCVDPGKPISEGASSITGLNNENLSNSEKQKFDTSLINSVNEFINRQAKPVCLVAHNGFFYDFPLLKTELLQQNGDFPGTMLCLDSLQAFRRLDNPTSKYVKGRHTLPELYRRSFGREPNHSHYAEGDVLTLILVFICQARQILEEPCYKTWEEIKPMYT